One Denticeps clupeoides chromosome 12, fDenClu1.1, whole genome shotgun sequence genomic window carries:
- the chd5 gene encoding chromodomain-helicase-DNA-binding protein 5 isoform X1 has protein sequence MDCHGNRPDVTIWASVKMPGSLSNEDEGQDDMDFEDEMPDEDEEGDCESRPLSPLERFFSEEESIKQQQQQQQQQQQQKKKKPAKVKEAKLPKVKKKKKVEAVELDDLSDREDDRGERSGSESSSYVALKKKKKKPKEKKEKKTKRRRKDEDEDDEDDDDGNMKEPKSSSQLMLEWGLEDVQYAFSEEDYRTITNYKAFSQFLRPLIAKKNPKIPMSKMMTVLGAKWREFSANNPFKGTSATAVAAAVAAAVETVTVAPPISLSSLQQGSQLGPIRKAKTKEGKGPGVRKKSKSVKETKKKGKGKKTKSKSGQSGKRKKASSSEEDFLDESDFDDISIHSASVRSDGSVAPKKKARRGRKKRKREDGDGYETDHQDYCEVCQQGGEIILCDTCPRAYHLVCLDPELEKAPEGKWSCPHCEKEGIQWEAKDEEDEEEEPAGEEEDDHMEFCRVCKDGGELLCCDTCPSSYHIHCLNPPLPEIPNGEWLCPRCMCPPLKGKVQRILHWTWGDPPLPPEGPPGPDGEPTNPLTKPPLKGHPERMFFVKWAGLSYWHCSWVSELQLELYHTVMYRNYQRKNDMDEPPPYDYGSGDEEMNIEKRKSKDPQYAAMEERFYRYGIKPEWMIIHRILNHSYDKDGDVHYLMKWRDLPYDQCTWEVDNFDVPEYDRCKQAYWDHREQTLGEDHRPLVVRKGKRPKDEEKKEGPPETPVVDPTVKFDQQPWYINATGGTLHPYQLEGLNWLRFSWAQGTDTILADEMGLGKTVQTIVFLYSLYKEGHSKGPFLVSAPLSTIINWEREFEMWAPDFYVVTYTGDKDSRAVIRENEFTFEDSTVKTGRKVFRMKKDTTIKFHVLLTSYELITIDQAILGSIGWACLVVDEAHRLKNNQSKFFRILNGYKIYYKLLLTGTPLQNNLEELFHLLNFLTPDRFNNLEGFLEEFADISKEDQIKKLHDLLGPHMLRRLKADVFKNMPAKTELIVRVELSPMQKKYYKFILTRNFEALNSKGGGNQVSLLNIMMDLKKCCNHPYLFPVAAVEAPVLPNGSYDGNLLVKSSGKLTLLQKMLKKLKDEGHRVLIFSQMTKMLDLLEDFLEFEGYKYERIDGGITGGLRQEAIDRFNAPGAQQFCFLLSTRAGGLGINLASADTVIIYDSDWNPHNDIQAFSRAHRIGQNKKVMIYRFVTRASVEERITQVAKRKMMLTHLVVRPGLGSKTGSMSKQELDDILKFGTEELFKDDVEAARNIGDIKDGEEGSVIHYDDNAISKLLDRSQDATEDTEIQNMNEYLSSFKVAQYVVREEDGEEEVQREIIKQEENVDPDYWEKLLRHHYEQQQEDLARNLGKGKRIRKQVNYNDTSQEDQEWQDDLSDNQSEYSVGSEDEDEDFEERPEGGRRQSRRQLKSDRDKPLPPLLARVGGNIEVLGFNARQRKAFLNAIMRWGMPPQDAFNSHWLVRDLRGKSEKEFRAYVSLFMRHLCEPGADGAETFADGVPREGLSRQHVLTRIGVMSLVRKKVQEFEHVNGKLSTPDLIPLGMELKKLTEGLSSDPNTPVPASPAATQPGTPVPPEKTESGSGPAEEKESTEQDSAKPSEPEVLTRAEPSPVTEKMAESEETKKDAEEKLAEKNERTETSRSEPTFNQQTSGKQTDSSSDVAPGEASREPERSCEKAESDSYHIKGEEKEPKAAISDDSRREDASENQLNGEREARDDLEESRNEDRNGSKSRFMFNIADGGFTELHTLWQNEERAAVSSGKMYEIWHRRHDYWLLAGIVTHGYARWQDIQSDPRYAILNEPFKSEMHKGNYLEMKNKFLARRFKLLEQALVIEEQLRRAAYLNMTLDPGHPAMALNTRFSEVECLAESHQHLSKESLAGNKPANAVLHKVLNQLEELLSDMKADVTRLPSMLSRIPPVSARLQMSERSILSRLTSRGNEPPPQQPFPQGSFGCSQIYSGSFGGAFRGPGAAGMVNYSQMPLGPYVSGGKRLSLSVSTNGPPPSGHLDKKSGDPLRDITTSDLKSGKPSDVICIED, from the exons ATggattgccatggcaacagaccAGACGTCACAATCTGGGCAt CGGTAAAGATGCCCGGATCTCTGAGCAATGAAGACGAGGGACAAGACGACATGGATTTTGAAGACGAGATGCCAG atgaggatgaggagggcgATTGCGAGAGCAGACCCCTTTCGCCACTGGAGAGGTTCTTCTCAGAGGAAGAGTCCATcaagcagcaacagcagcagcagcagcagcagcagcagcagaagaagaagaaacctgCCAAGGTGAAAGAAGCAAAGCTGCCCAAagtcaagaagaagaagaag GTAGAAGCTGTGGAGTTGGATGACTTGTCTGACAGAGAGGATGACCGCGGGGAGAGGTCGGGCAGTGAGAGCAGCTCCTATGTTgctctgaagaaaaaaaagaaaaagcccaaggagaaaaaagaaaagaaaaccaaacGCAGGAGaaaggatgaagatgaggacgatgaagatgatgatgatgggaaCATGAAG GAACCCAAGTCCTCCAGCCAGCTGATGCTGGAATGGGGTCTGGAGGATGTGCAGTATGCCTTCTCTGAGGAGGACTACAGAACCATCACCAACTACAAGGCCTTCAGCCAGTTCCTCAG GCCCCTGATTGCCAAGAAGAACCCTAAGATCCCCATGTCAAAGATGATGACAGTCTTGGGGGCGAAGTGGAGGGAATTCAGTGCCAACAACCCATTCAAGGGCACATCCGCCACGGCTGTGGCTGCAGCTGTAGCTGCTGCAGTGGAAACGGTTACAGTGGCCCCGCCCATCTCGTTAAGCAGCTTGCAACAGGGCTCTCAGCTAGGGCCAATCAGAAAAGCCAAAACCAAAGAAGGAAAAG GGCCTGGGGTCAGGAAGAAAAGTAAAAGCGTGAAGGAGACAAAGAAGAAGGGGAAGGGGAAAAAGACCAAATCAAAGTCAGGCCAGAGCGGCAAGAGGAAAAAAGCCTCCTCG AGTGAGGAAGACTTCCTGGACGAGTCGGACTTTGACGATATCAGCATCCACAGTGCCTCTGTCCGCTCTGATGGCTCAGTCGCACCCAAGAAGAAGGCGAGGCGAGGTCGTAAAAAGAGAAAAC GAGAGGATGGAGACGGCTATGAGACGGACCACCAGGATTACTGTGAAGTGTGCCAGCAGGGAGGGGAGATCATCCTGTGTGACACGTGCCCCCGAGCGTACCACCTGGTGTGCCTGGACCCTGAGCTGGAGAAAGCGCCAGAGGGCAAGTGGAGCTGTCCTCACTGT GAGAAGGAGGGCATCCAGTGGGAGGCTAAGGAcgaagaagatgaggaggaggaaccagcgggtgaggaggaggacgaccACATGGAGTTCTGCCGGGTGTGTAAGGACGGCGGGGAGCTGCTGTGCTGCGACACCTGCCCCTCATCCTACCACATCCACTGCCTGAACCCCCCGCTGCCCGAGATCCCAAATGGAGAGTGGCTGTGCCCACGCTGCATG TGTCCTCCTCTCAAAGGGAAGGTGCAGAGGATTCTTCACTGGACCTGGGGAGACCCCCCATTGCCACCTGAAGGTCCTCCAGGACCAGACGGGGAGCCAACAAACCCCCTGACCAAACCGCCACTGAAGGGTCATCCTGAGAGGATGTTCTTTGTTAAGTGGGCAGGCCTGTCTTACTGGCACTGCTCCTGGGTCAGCGAGCTGCAG CTGGAGCTCTATCACACGGTCATGTACCGAAACTACCAGCGCAAGAACGACATGGACGAGCCCCCGCCATACGACTATGGCTCAGGAGACGAGGAGATGAACATTGAGAAGAGGAAGAGTAAAGACCCTCAGTATGCTGCCATGGAGGAGCGTTTCTACCGATATGGCATCAAACCTGAGTGGATGATCATTCACCGGATCCTCAACCACAG TTATGATAAGGATGGAGATGTGCATTACCTCATGAAATGGAGAGACCTGCCTTATGACCAGTGCACTTGGGAGGTGGACAACTTTGACGTCCCCGAATATGACCGCTGCAAGCAAGCTTACTGGGATCACAG GGAGCAGACACTGGGGGAAGATCATCGCCCTCTGGTGGTGAGAAAGGGGAAGAGACCCAAGGATGAAGAGAAGAAAGAAGGCCCTCCTGAGACTCCTGTGGTTGAT CCCACTGTTAAGTTTGACCAGCAGCCGTGGTACATTAATGCTACGGGTGGAACACTGCACCCCTATCAGCTCGAGGGACTCAACTGGCTGCGCTTCTCCTGGGCACAAGGCACAGATACCATCTTGGCAGACGAGATGGGGCTGGGCAAAACAGTGCAGACCATCGTCTTCCTTTACTCACTTTATAAGGAG GGTCATTCCAAGGGGCCATTTCTGGTGAGCGCCCCACTCTCGACCATCATAAACTGGGAGAGGGAGTTTGAGATGTGGGCTCCGGACTTCTATGTGGTAACCTACACTGGTGACAAAGATAGCCGTGCCGTCATCCGAGAAAACGAGTTCACCTTTGAGGACAGCACGGTCAAAACTGGCCGCAAGGTTTTCCGCATGAAG AAAGACACGACCATAAAGTTCCACGTTTTGCTGACCTCATATGAATTAATCACTATTGACCAAGCCATTCTGGGCTCGATTGGCTGGGCCTGCCTTGTGGTGGATGAAGCCCACAGACTCAAGAATAATCAATCAAAG TTCTTCAGGATCCTGAATGGCTATAAAATCTACTACAAACTACTGCTCACTGGGACACCCCTGCAGAACAATTTGGAAGAGTTGTTCCACCTGCTCAACTTTCTCACCCCTGATCGCTTCAA cAACTTGGAAGGCTTCTTAGAGGAGTTTGCTGACATCTCTAAAGAGGATCAGATCAAGAAGCTTCATGACCTGCTTGGGCCACACATGCTCAGAAGGCTGAAGGCGGACGTCTTTAAGAACATGCCAGCGAAGACGGAGCTGATCGTCCGCGTTGAGCTCAGTCCTATGCAGAA GAAGTACTACAAGTTCATCCTCACAAGGAACTTTGAGGCTCTGAACTCGAAGGGTGGTGGCAACCAGGTGTCTCTGCTCAATATCATGATGGACCTGAAGAAATGCTGCAACCACCCGTACCTGTTCCCTGTGGCTGCAGTG GAAGCTCCTGTGCTGCCCAATGGTTCATATGATGGGAATCTGCTAGTGAAATCCTCAGGCAAACTCACCCTGCTGCAGAAGATGCTGAAGAAGCTCAAAGATGAAGGCCACCGAGTTCTCATTTTCTCTCAG ATGACTAAGATGCTGGACCTACTTGAGGACTTCCTGGAATTTGAAGGCTATAAATATGAACGGATAGACGGAGGCATCACCGGTGGTCTGCGGCAGGAAGCCATTGACCGCTTCAATG CACCTGGTGCACAGCAGTTCTGCTTCCTGCTGTCCACACGTGCTGGAGGATTGGGCATCAACTTAGCCTCTGCAGACACCGTCATCATCTACGACTCTGACTGGAACCCTCATAATGACATACAG GCGTTCAGTAGGGCTCATCGTATTGGCCAAAATAAGAAGGTGATGATATATCGCTTTGTAACGCGTGCCTCCGTGGAGGAGCGCATTACCCAGGTGGCCAAGCGGAAGATGATGCTCACCCACCTGGTGGTGCGGCCAGGCCTGGGCTCCAAGACCGGCTCCATGTCCAAACAGGAGCTGGACGACATCCTCAAGTTTGGCACGGAGGAACTTTTCAAAGACGACGTGGAAGCAGCCCGGAACATCG GGGACATTAAGGACGGGGAGGAGGGCAGCGTGATCCACTACGATGACAACGCCATCTCTAAACTGCTGGACCGCAGCCAGGATGCCACTGAGGACACGGAGATCCAGAACATGAACGAGTACCTCAGCTCCTTTAAGGTGGCCCAGTACGTGGTGCGAGAGGAGGACGGAGAG GAGGAGGTTCAGCGTGAGATCATTAAACAGGAGGAGAACGTAGACCCTGACTACTGGGAGAAGCTGCTGAGGCACCATtacgagcagcagcaggaggatcTGGCCCGTAATCTTGGCAAGGGCAAGCGCATCCGCAAACAGGTCAACTACAACGACACCTCCCAGGAAGACCAAG AGTGGCAAGATGATCTTTCAGACAATCAGTCCGAGTACTCGGTGGGGTccgaggacgaggacgaagaCTTTGAAGAGAGGCCTGAAG GTGGACGTCGGCAGTCTCGCAGACAGCTGAAAAGTGACCGGGACAAACCACTTCCACCACTGCTGGCTCGAGTTGGGGGCAACATTGAG GTTTTGGGTTTCAATGCACGCCAGCGCAAAGCTTTCCTGAACGCCATCATGCGTTGGGGCATGCCCCCTCAGGACGCATTCAACTCCCACTGGCTGGTTAGGGACCTGAGAGGGAAGAGTGAGAAAGAGTTCAG GGCCTACGTGTCTCTGTTCATGAGGCACCTGTGTGAGCCAGGGGCAGACGGAGCAGAGACGTTTGCTGATGGGGTTCCCCGAGAGGGGCTGTCCCGCCAACATGTTCTCACAAGAATTGGGGTCATGTCTCTTGTCCGCAAAAAG GTTCAGGAGTTTGAGCATGTCAATGGGAAGCTCAGCACACCAGACCTGATACCACTCGGCATGGAACTAAAGAAACTCACTGAGGGACTTTCCTCTGACCCCAACACCCCTGTGCCTGCCAGCCCTGCTGCTACTCAACCAGGCACGCCTGTGCCTCCAG AGAAGACCGAGTCAGGCTCTGGACCTGCTGAGGAGAAGGAGAGCACAGAACAAGACAGCGCCAAACCCTCAGAGCCTGAG GTCCTCACTCGGGCTGAGCCCTCCCCAGTGACAGAGAAAATGGCTGAGAGCGAAGAAACCAAGAAAGATGCTGAAGAAAAGCTAGCTGAAAAGAATGAGAGAACAGAAACGTCCCGATCAGAGCCTACATTCAATCAACAGACTTCTGGAAAACAGACCGATTCGTCATCTGATGTTGCACCAG GCGAAGCAAGTCGTGAGCCTGAAAGGTCATGTGAGAAAGCGGAGAGTGACTCTTATCACATTaaaggagaggagaaagagCCAAAAGCCG CCATTTCAGACGACTCCAGGAGAGAGGACGCCTCTGAAAACCAGctgaatggagagagagaggccaggGACGACCTTGAAGAAAGCAGAAACGAAGACAGGAACGGCAGCAAGTCGAGGTTCATGTTCAACATTGCCGATGGAGGCTTTACAG AGCTGCATACCCTGTGGCAAAATGAGGAGCGAGCTGCTGTGTCTTCAGGGAAGATGTATGAAATCTGGCACCGTCGGCATGACTATTGGTTGTTGGCAGGCATCGTAAC ACATGGCTACGCCCGTTGGCAGGACATTCAGAGTGATCCTCGCTACGCCATTCTCAATGAACCTTTCAAGAGTGAAATGCATAAGGGGAACTACCTGGAGATGAAGAACAAGTTTCTGGCACGGCGCTTTAAA TTGCTGGAGCAGGCTCTTGTCATTGAGGAGCAGTTGAGGCGGGCCGCCTACCTGAACATGACGCTGGACCCCGGCCACCCAGCCATGGCTCTCAACACACGATTTTCTGAGGTGGAGTGTCTGGCTGAGTCCCACCAGCATCTGTCCAAGGAGTCACTGGCCGGAAACAAGCCAGCCAACGCTGTGCTACACAAAG TGCTGAaccagctggaggagctgctcaGTGATATGAAGGCAGATGTCACACGACTGCCCTCCATGCTGTCGAGGATTCCCCCAGTCTCTGCTCGTCTGCAGATGTCGGAGAGGAGCATCCTGAGCCGGCTAACAAGCCGTGGCAATGAGCCCCCTCCCCAGCAG CCTTTTCCACAGGGCTCCTTCGGCTGTTCTCAGATATACAGTGGCAGCTTTGGTGGAGCGTTTCGAGGTCCCGGTGCTGCAGGCATGGTCAACTACAGCCAAATGCCTCTAGGTCCCTACGTCAGTG gggggAAACGTCTTTCATTATCAGTGTCCACCAATGGCCCCCCACCATCAGGACACCTGGATAAGAAGTCAGGAGACCCCCTGAGGGACATCACCACCTCTGACCTGAAATCAGGGAAACCAAGCGATGTCATCTGCATTGAGGACTAG